One window of Salegentibacter sp. Hel_I_6 genomic DNA carries:
- the gcvH gene encoding glycine cleavage system protein GcvH — translation MNIPQDLKYTKDHEWIRVEGDTATIGITDFAQGELGDIVYVEVETVDETLDKEEVFGTVEAVKTVSDLYLPLSGEIIEFNESLEDEPEKVNSDPYGEGWMIKIKFSDESQLEDLLSAESYKEILGS, via the coding sequence ATGAACATTCCACAAGATTTAAAGTACACCAAAGACCACGAATGGATTAGGGTAGAAGGTGATACAGCTACAATAGGTATTACAGATTTCGCCCAGGGCGAATTGGGAGATATCGTATATGTAGAAGTAGAAACCGTAGATGAAACTCTAGACAAAGAAGAAGTTTTTGGAACGGTAGAAGCTGTAAAAACAGTTTCAGACCTATACCTGCCCCTTTCTGGCGAAATAATTGAATTTAATGAAAGTCTTGAAGACGAGCCGGAAAAAGTGAATTCAGATCCTTATGGAGAAGGCTGGATGATAAAAATAAAATTTTCTGACGAATCTCAACTGGAAGATCTTTTAAGTGCCGAATCCTACAAAGAAATTCTTGGTAGCTAG
- a CDS encoding VanZ family protein, with the protein MPNPTKKFLVARIALFVAGFYTVLLAVSSLVKLGKISVGSFNPTDKLLHFVAYFGLLLLWKVYFILKSKPESQYKSNLLKLAGLAILFGMLIEVLQGVLTSYRKPDWYDVLANSTGVLLAVIIFLVFEKSLKRLNSKINLIF; encoded by the coding sequence GTGCCGAATCCTACAAAGAAATTCTTGGTAGCTAGAATAGCATTATTCGTAGCTGGTTTTTATACTGTTTTACTTGCAGTTTCCTCTCTAGTGAAACTCGGCAAAATTAGTGTTGGCAGTTTTAACCCTACAGATAAGCTTTTACATTTTGTTGCCTATTTCGGATTGCTACTATTGTGGAAGGTATATTTTATATTAAAAAGTAAACCTGAAAGCCAATATAAAAGTAATTTGCTTAAATTAGCAGGCCTCGCAATACTGTTTGGTATGTTAATTGAGGTTTTACAGGGTGTTCTCACCAGTTACCGAAAGCCAGATTGGTATGATGTTTTAGCCAATTCTACTGGAGTTTTACTTGCTGTTATTATCTTTCTCGTCTTTGAAAAGAGTCTAAAAAGGTTAAATAGTAAGATTAATTTAATTTTTTAG